Genomic segment of Panicum virgatum strain AP13 chromosome 2K, P.virgatum_v5, whole genome shotgun sequence:
TCTATGGACAGCGACGACAAGACTCGGAGGATGTCAGGCAGCGGTGGCGCATCGACGTGGGGTCTCGCTCGCCAGGCGGTGGCATGGTACCACCCTTTGAATCATTGACGAGCCATTTGAAGCCGAGGAATAATAGAACGGGGGCACTGAGTGAGTGTGTGGGCAGGAGGCGGGACACGTACCACGGGGAGCTCCTTGCGGAAGATGTAGTAGCGGAGGCCGGCGATGAGGTCGAGCAGGAAGTGGCCGCCGGAGATGTGGCAGTGGACGTGCAGCGACATCCGGCCGCGCACCTTGTTCCACTCGGCCACCACCTCGTCGCGCTGCAGCCGGTTGTACCACCCCTGCAGCTGCGCGCCGTTGATGGTGTGGGACACGGCCAGCGTCAGGCTCGCCGTCACGTCGCTGTGCGTCAGCGTGTACGTCCGCGGCAGCACCGGCGGCTTCCCCTGCCCAGGCTGGCCCTGCTGCTGCCTCCCGCTCTCCTCGTCCACGCCCAGGAACAGCACCTTCAGCTTTGACGCCTCGAAGATCGCCGGCCCGAACAGCCTCGCCGTCTACACATACACATATACGACCGATCAAAGACTcccccaaaaaaaacaaaattgaatttcCTATCAAGCGATCGATCCGGGGAATCGATCGAGGGGGTCAGCACGTACCGGCACGACGtatcgcctccgccgcgcgtcccggggccgccgccggaacacgaccacggcgccggcgccgtgctgctgctgctgcttcagcTGGGAGATCGGGAGCAGGGACATGGTAGAAGCGGAAGTGGCCGCCGCCATGTTTGCTCGATCGCTCTCGCTCTCCTCACCGGCGCACCAGAAGCTCCCAGAAAAGCTTCCGCAAGCGAATCGGGACCAAGAAGAAGCGCCGCGACTCTCCGCGGAAGCTGGATCGATCGAGCTCCGCCGGCGGCAGATTTAATCGATCCCCGGCGAGGAAGGAATCTTGCACGCCTCTCTGCCGGGTCCCGGTGGATGACCAGATTTGGAGGCCTGGTACGCGACTGGCGTGGCGTCTGTCTCCGGCCGGCTCCTGGTTGTGTAGCTCGCGAGTGGCTGGCTTCCTGGACCGTAGGGAGTCGTTTATACGAGTGGGTGTGACGGGTAGGGgacgaagaagaaaaaggaggcGCGCGACTCTGCACTGCAGCGGCGCCGGCCGAGTAGGTGGTGGAGTGAGGGGTCGGGAAACGTCGCGGTTGTGTGCGCGGGCGGCCAAGCTCGCTCTCGTTCGTCGGTCTCCTCTCTTCTCGGCGCGGTTGTGTCCGAACTGATGCGTGTGGGAGTGGGAAGAAATAGCGGCCGCCCGTGGACGCGGGAACGCTTCGGTGGACGCTCGCCTGCGTTGCAGGTGTCGCGTGCTCAGTGGTGCGGCGAGGTTCGAGCAGCCAGTGGCGGACCCAGGATTTGAATTTAGAGTATGCCTAGTTAAAACTTCAAGATACAAAATGGTATAATTCAGTATACAATTAGATAACATAACTATAAGAGTTTTCAAATAATTATGGATAGTAAAGGAAATCAACTAGTAAAGAAAAGATTGCTCAAATTTTGGGTAGTCCTAGGCCTATATGGCCTACCCACTGGGTCCGCCACTGGAGCAGCCGTGTGGTCGTCGGGTAACTTTCGCTTTCCATTTACTAACTCTTAACTTTTTTTGCGGGTCATTTAACTCTAACTTTAACCGCGGTGAGCTAATGATGATTGGTGAATCTCACTTCTCAGGCCCGTCACGTGTCAACCAGGAATTGTAAAATCGACACCGGCAGATGGCCTATGATTTTTGGTAGGCTATGTATTAGGGCTCGTTTGGCACCGCTCCACTCCGAGGTGCTTCAGCTTCGCGCTACAGTATTGCTGCACGGTGCACTACTGTAGCACGAAGCTAAACCGAAGCCGGCTTTGCGCTACAGTATTGCTACAGTGGACGAAGCTGATGAAACCTAAACAACGCCAAACGAGCACTTAGTTGCGTCCTTTGACTCTCTCACTTGGTAAGGCGATGTGGAAATGAGCTTTACCAATTCTAGACATGTGCCAGAATAAAACAATGTCCTTGACCTAACAGGtagtttgaaaattttaaacacACCAATTATACCTAAAATTCCTATATATGTAAAAGATTCCCTCTTTTGTACTGGTCCAATGCACTTTGAGGATTCccccttttatttttatttcttttttgacCTCGTTATTTCATCATCATAATCCTAATTGGACCGAGTAGGGCGTTGACAGAGGGATCCAGATATTTTTCAGGAAAGCTAATTAACGTTCCATACACGGGTCCGGTGTTACGTGGTGTGAGGATACAGTACGCAGTTGCATGTTGCTTGGCAGTAGTCTCGGTACTCAGTACCGTCATAATCTGGATTGATGCGTGCACTACTGCTAGTTCGCATAGAGTGCAAGCAATGCTGTGGAATCTCCGTGCCATGTCCGGCTCAAGAAGGAACATTCATCGCACTAACCCCGGTGCATAACCAAGTCATCACATGCCAACTTGGAAGACAAATTCATTCGGAAAGGAGAAAAATTCGTGATAATTATCTGCTTGCCTACTACTGCTCTATCCTAGAAAGAATGCAACTGTCACTTTCCCATGAATCAAACAATTTTGAATTTGTTATATAAAAATTACTAACATTTATACCTTTcaatatatttaatataaaaataatatattacaTGATCAATCTAATAATACTTAGTATTTTATAATATAAATACTCACaccattctcttttttttatgggTCACCCGGTGGGGGAGAGAATCACCACCTGAATTTCATTGATGGGCTTTTAGGCAAGCTAAAATGTTACAACATTTGAGATTCAACAATTTTACAGCAGTCcaacacaacacaacacaacacCTAAATTAGGGACAATACCTCATACAGATCAAGAGAAAACCAGGATACCAGCTAGAGAGACGGCCACAGAGCATCGATTGGAGCCACCACCGAACGGCATACTCGTCACATACACCACAGCCATTGCACCTCCACACCACCTCTCGTAGCTACCCCGCTCCATTGTCCTCCTCCATCTGAGGGTCAGGCCAACGGAGAGGGGACTGACGGTGGCAGGAGGGGCGCAGACCAAGGCTCACCGAAAAACAACGATCTCCCCTTCAATGCTGATGGAGACACCTTTGAGAGCACATCCGGGCTCCCACGTACCACCATCCAACGCCGTGAAAGGGGAGGAAACCTCACAGGGGAATGGTGGCAGAGTGGAAACACCAACCCGGCATAATATTTGATGGCACCACTAGAAGGAAGAGCGCTGACGGAGCAGAGGCGCCAAATGGAAGACACCCGCGCGACTCACAATGGAAATCCACAGTTTCTATCGGCCTTGCACCAGAACTGACACCGGGGAAAAGAGAACAAGCACACCAGCTTCGTGGAGGAGCAATCAGCAACCACACTTGGGTGGGAGGAAAAATCGACGCCGCCTCCAAGAAGGGGAGTGGCGCCCGTAGGTGTCACCAACGTCGACAAGACCATCGCAATGCCGGCCATAGGATTTCCTTGGCGGTTTCCCGCATCCACCTTCACCGTCAGACCTGCAGGTAGGGGAGCGCTGCAACAAAGCCTCCAATGAGGAATGCGGCACTACAAGTGTCGCTATTGCCGGACAGCACGAAGCAAGGTAGGGATTTCTCCCGGCGCTCCCACAACCACGCCTAGTAGGTGAGCTCAACGCTGTCAGCACAGGGGGCGCAGAAGCTCGAGGGGATCTGGTCGCTGGCGACTTGCCGAGCTGGCTCCATTGACGGAGTTGAGCGGGGTGACCGAGAAAACCGGAGCCGCAAGAGCCCCATGCCTGCACCCcctccccacccacccaccacgCCGATGGTGACCGATGGCCATCCGCCGGCCCGGCTCCACCGGTAGAGCAGAGTGGGGTGCCCGGGCAGACACCAGGGCCGCCGGAGCCCTGCCTCGCACCCACCTGTGCACCGGCACTGGGGGGGTGCAAGATCCAGCCGAGGAGGAgctggatctgcccgccatggCGACCTTGAGCTTGTGGGAGGGCAACTCGGGGAGGGGGGCGCCGCCGTCCCTGGATCCGACCGAGGAGGGGCCAGATCTGCCCGCCGGTGACCCGCAGACCCGCTCTACGTGTGGAGCGTCCAGCCATGGCGACCTTAAGCTTGGGGGAGGGCCAGctcggggagggagggggaggggtgagtGGATGGAggcctcgccgcccccgcccctatGCCCGCGCGGACTTCTGGCGGCACGctccgacggcggcgaggtggatgGACGGGACGGGGAGCTCTTCTGGAGAAGCGGCGGCGGTCCGCCCGAGCAACCCCTGGGGGTGACGCGATCTGGGTCTCGAAGTGATCGGTGCTTTCCTCGATGGTGCACGTTTCCTGCTGTGCTACaccattctcttttgatagaCCTATTTCATCTTGTATAAATTTGATTACATTTAAAATTATCTAACTTATCAGAAAGTGTGAATACAGAGCTACTCGTATATCCTTTTGGGAACGGAGGGGTACTACCGGGACTCAGATTGGGTGACATGCCTTAGGCATGTCATGGCTTGACATTTCGTGCATCACGACCGCTCGAAACGAATCCAACGGCTCCCGGTTGTCCGCCCGCATAGGCGCCGTTTTCTTCGTCTTCACCGGCTAACAGGGTTGACGGCGTCCAATCCGCGCGTCTGGGCGTCGCcctgccgccgcgctcgccgaatCCCGTGCAGGAGAGGCAAGGGcgctccgccggccggccgtcgcACGAGCTGGGAGGCGGGCTTGTCCCCGCGAGTGGGGAGGCGGGCGGCCGCCGCACTCGTGGAGGTAGGCTCGCCGCCCCTCCCGTGGGCAGGCCCGGTCCTGAGATTTTAGTGGCCCAGGGCGAAATTAAATTTGGAGGCCCTTAATACAAATATTCATACCACATCGTCTTGAATATTTCTACTCAAATTGATGATGTtgctatttaaaaaaaaacaaaggtaATTGGAAAGTAGCACAAAAGCCTAAGGGTATACTAGATGAACACGCGGAAGCTAAGGAAGTTTACTAATTGTCTAATTGTCACGGGAACTTGGAGCTCAATGTATACAACACTAGATTGCATCCCTAACCCATGCTCAATGAGTTCACTTACCAGCTGCAATGAATGCAAAGTTCACGCTTTACCATCTACGCCTCAGCCAAGAGACGCGCCTCGCACTCGTGCATGGCGCTCGGGCGATTTTGCCTCTTGCAGCTACAGACTCGGGTTCCAATAACGCAATGGAAGATGAGGACGACGCAAGACGTCCTGGTATTGGTAGGTTGAGGTGCCGGCGAGAATGCAGGAGGTGCGAGGGCTCttgccggggaacaagaagtTTCGTCATGCACAATCTCCGCCACGATCTCGTGATGTTCCGATCCGTAAGGCCTAATTAACTATACGTTTAATGTGACTGCAACACATACATACACGTAGAAGACTTGTACTCCTAGTATACGCATATTTGGAGAGGGGCCCCTTGGATTCCAGGGCCTGGGGCAGCCGCACGGCTCGACCCCCCTCAGGACCGGGCCTGCCCACGGGCCACCGTGAGCGGAGAGGACACGACGAGCGTCGGGACCGcgccgaggcggaggagcaTGAGGCCGTTGCGGCCGTGCCTGACAGCGAGGTCGCGGAGGGAGCCGTTCGGGAGGGAGTCGACGAGGTAGAGGTGGCCGATGATGGGGAGCCTGCTGGGAGGCGAAGGCAGCTTGCTCAGCAGCTGTTCTCTGCTgatggctcttcttcttgtgGTGGCCGCCGTCGTCCATGGGCGGCGCACGATCTCGATCAGGAGGGCGAGAAGAAGAGGacatatgatgatgatgagcagGATGGAGTTAGTGTTGCTGCTAATGCTTGTGGCTGCAGCTGGCGCACCTGCCACAACACTTGAGCCATGACTTGTTGCATTGCAACAACTAGCTACTACCTGCTAGCTATCAACTACTAATTTTGCTTTGTGTCTTGCTGCATATATAAGTATATAACTGATGGTAAGTTGAAGTGAATAAACAATCATGAGCATTGCAATCTCTGCTAATCAGCACTAGATTTCTCGCGAACAGGACAACAATCCAGCTTTGGCGCTAAGTTCAGAGACAGGTTTGGTTTCAGTATGCACTTGCTGAATATCAGATATTCAGATATTCAGTACACATAAAGTTATGCATAAAGATGTGCAGCTTTTGTCAATTGTTTTGAGCTTGATTGAGATAGTGGTTTCTTTGGATGCACAAAGTTCATTAATAAAGATGAGAAATATGCATACGGTGAATTAACAGAATTAAGGTGCAAATCAGAGCCCAAGTAACAAGAAATTTGATGAAGATGACAGGAGCACCCAAATGTTCGAATAACTAAAAGACAGTCTAGGCGGGGCTTTGCACGGCCGCGTCTGTGGGGGAGAGCAAGTGGAGCAGCCACGACACGGCGCTGGCGTCCATGAGGCACGCCCGGTAGAAGAGGTTGCGCTTCGAGAGCATGCGCGCCTCTCGTGCGTCGCCTTTCCTCTGCTCTTCGGAGTGGCCTAGGTGTGATAGAACCGTCAAGTTAAACGGTTTAATTAAAcataatggccatcatttgaacgcatcaggcgtattagcttaattaagtgtaacctgacagtctgtttccaacccacaggccgatcgaaacacaccagaagtctcgcgcgacggcgagcacagacggtaccagcataatataatttcacaaaaaaatagataataacataaatatttacaaaacagctttaaatttagaatttacataaaataaatgacagcagcggaagagaatatgacctgagagaaggaaatttgattgagaaccaataaaacaaaatgATAACTATGAACaagtgaggacgtcacatcgagcccactgatgtgaATCTTGGctagcttctatacctgaaacagggtaaacaacaaaccctgagtatactaatactcagcaagacttacccgactaagggtatacttagcccattatctagacatacaaggcttttggctggtgggttTGTTTTACCAAAAAGCATCTAAAATAGATCCTTAACTTCaaaattttagctccaaattataaCAATAAATTGGCTAAACATCTATGATTTGCATATCTATAGCAACCAAGGTGGAAACATAATTAATTAGATAACATCAGCATTTATCAACTCgttttgtttcatttctttactacgatgtgactcggagatcaaggtgctcatgtccgagagcgactgacggcgaatcgatccgatttaaccttgcaaggtggacctaaccaacacggcacgtatttgccccgtcggacaatacgaaccaaccattcccctccccgcctcgaactacagaaccgccccacctgcatatagtcaaccgagcccaacaagagaccaccaaaagtaaacatatgcatcccaattctccgcggccactcgactgctctaaggggtgggtagaagttctgtactttcgaaacaaggcaatactaggcttaccggtttcgactacctcctactcccggcatgcagttagtacaattcaaacatgatcagcagggccaacaacggtacggtcctcaatcgacacagacgaGGCTAAGacaccaggaaccctgtcctatTGCCATACATAtatctcatcatcattcccccgtccggtctcaaatttccattcattccatattgtattccatatctcatatactgaaatataaggattttgatatctcgcgagtaacaggaaattactcgacttttgccctatagctcgcgagttacaagaaatcactcgacttccaccgagacctattaagcatggcagtgctatcgacctatacatactagtataaaaccaagggaacctagggatcatgcaactaatgtTCCAGACAACTCCtaaaaacgtaatgcacaagtaatacacatataataattcataatttaaaatagtaggttatgcaccggggcttgcctgggattaacactaagtcagtgttagatgatactcgcttggcgagcatctgccttcggtcatgcacattggaatccatccatccatcttctagatgtatccaccattcaccgtcttgtggttcggttcCGTCAGCACGTGCTTCTCATCCACGCgttgtacatctagcgtacctaaatgatatgCAACGATACGAGTGCATGAATATAAGAAAAACAAcacatgatgcaatgcaatgcgacTAATAGAAAAGATATGACTGGACAATTATTTACCGAGTAAACATAACAAACGAGCTCACAAGGCAAATGGGTTGGGGCTGCAATAcaagaattcattcaatttattttagcctgtagtgtttccttcaaaaagtATTACTAAACTTGCTTAGAACGACAAAGCAAATACACAGAGCAAGACGGTTAACTAGAGATTTTTATTTAACTAAAAAGCACATAAGACCAAATGACATGAAAGTAACCCACAATCTAATCTTAGGAACTAACTTCAATTATGCAAGATCAATATGAATTATTGAAATTAAACTTGCAGAAAAAGATTGCCTAGCAACAAGTATAACAGGAAAGCTATGGCTAGCAACTAATCAAAAGCAGATACATGATTTACAGCTTTAAACTTGTAACCAAATTTTACCAACATGATATGCTACTGAGAAGGAGTGTAAAAATAATtaaccaacatttattgataaaataaagtatttattttatcctcaacaagacaaactgaacaaaaatagatttacacacATGTACATAGCTTCcggacatgaaatttttacagtgaaccAAGCATGCAAAGAataagctactgcataaattttataatttttgaaCATCTAAAACTACAGATATTAAATAGACAAGCgtaaacaagcattaaccatgattaaatcaatacatcatgaaaacattaaacaaacagcaggttaaatatttttcttAAGTTCTACATGCCAAATCAAAGCTAATCCAActggttttacatttttaccattttccactatttactatgcattttcaaagcttgcaaccacttaaactaacatttaaactagagcaaaaactatttagaaactgaagatcaacctgtaaggaaagttgtagatcttaggacaaggaatccaacaaattttagtttgcatttttctgatttttctatgatttcctatgatttttcaaagtttcagccaatTATTGCAAAACAACCATTCGCAGCACTATTCACCTGAGTCATGGACTTCGCAGAAAACACCCTGGAATTCTTTCTATTGCTGTCTGGGGTCCCTGGTCgcgaaaacaggggaggggtgaAAGGGAAACGGCGATTCCGGCCATGGAAGGGCTTGAtggcggcgaggaaggggtgGAGGAGCGAGAGGAGATCAGCGCGGACCTGTAGGTGGCCTTGGAGCGCGAGGAGGTGGTCCGTGGCGGCGGTTCCACGGCGGGCGGCAGCCGTACTgtgccgctgcggcggcgttccggcgaggCGTGGAGGTGATGGTCGGGTCCGGGAGCTTCGTGGGGACGAGATCAAGCGGATTTGGGGATTGGTGGAGGGCGGGGCGAGCTCGGTCGACGGCTCGGCGTggaggtgcgggcggcggccatggcaggcGTGGCTGCGTGGCGAGACGGTGCGACGCGCGCGGCAACAGCGAGCGGAGGGCGAAGGCGCGCGCGTGGCGAACGAGAAGGCGAGCTCGAGAGAGTTCGGGAGCGGACAACGCGGCGCTTGGCGTGCGCACGGACGGCGCCGTGGTCAACTTGGCCACGGTGACCACGCACAAGGATGAGAAAGCAGAGAGAGCTACACGTGGGCTTGATATTTTTGACCCAATTTGAATTAACAAATTTCGTTTAACACTCCTAATTGAGGGCTAATTAAGGGGTGTTACACTAGGATAGCCTCGCAACGAGGACCGCCGCGACGAGCAGaatgccggccgccggccaccgggccAAAGGGCGCGTCGGTCCGGTTGACCACGCACCGGTGCTTGCTGCCGTTGTGCTCGCGGAGCATCGACCGCCTCAACCTCGTCGTCTCCCTCCCGCATGTCTTCTTCCGCGACCTCGCCACCAGGCACGGCCGCGACGGCCTCAttctcctccgcctcgccgccgtctcgACGCTTGTCGTGTCCTCTCCGCTCACGACGGACCAGCGGGAGGGGCGGCGAGCCTGCCTCCACGCGTGCGGTGGCCGCCCGCCTCCCCACTCGCGGCGACGAGCCCGCCTCCCAGCTCGTGTGACGAATGGCCGGCGGAGCGCCCTCACCTCTCCTGCGCGGGattcggcgagcgcggcggcaggGCGACGCCCAGACGCGCGGATTGGACGCCGTCAAGCCTGTTAGCCGGTGAAGACGAAGAATACGGTGCCTGTGCGGGCGGACAATCGAGAGCCGTTGAATTCGTTTCTAGCGGCTGTGATGGATGAAATGTCAAGCCGTAACATGCCTAAGGCATGTCACCCAATCTGAGTCCGTACTACCGTggatagatgatgatgatctgtACTCGGTGAGCAGCAAAACTTTATCAACTTGATTTCTTTGCTCGTAAAAGAAGAGGCAGGAATGACTCTCTTCGTCTTTTTTTTCGAATCCAACGAAAATAAAAGGAAGGAAGATGGatcgtcttttttttttttgaaaattaccGGAGCACTGGCCGGCATTTAAAAACGGCACCCATATTGACCGCACGCTCAACACAGATGGATGGGCTGCCGAAAAGTCCAAGAACGCGCCTACCGGGGTTTCCACACGCGCGCACACAACTATACACACGTACACAcccccgcctcctcgtgcgACACCAGCGAACGCCCAAACTGAAATTCAAACGCTGGTGGGCAGCTCAGCCACTGCCGGAGCTAGCCACCGGACATTCGGTCCGTTCGCGAAGATGGATCgtctttgtttttcctttttgtctCGTCTCTAGAGCTAGCGCGCCATGTCTATCTCTCCTTGCAGGTCGCGAGATGAGTCAGACCAAAACGTGGTGAGCGAGGAACTCTGTACGTGACTCAGGGTCAGTGTGAGCACGTGTTCTGCTCGTATTTCGCCAGGCCGCTGGAAAAGCAGGGAATCCCCCTCTCTTCCGCCGCCCGCGTCCGGTAGCGGCTGCCCGGCcggccccgccgtcgccggccgtcGGTGTCGGGGAAGAATCCAAAGCCGCTCGCTCCTCGCGGCCGGGCGATCCGGGAAGcggtgggacacgtggcggagGAGCCGGGCGGCCTGCGGCGTGCGTGTTCGCCATGCTTGCAAGGCACGACGACCctaggcgtggcgtggcgtggcgtatCGATCGGAGATGGCTCCTTCCGTCTGCTCGTACTCGCGTCTTGTGACGAGGAGAGAGACGTTGGTCCACGTACGCACGTCTGGTGGCCAGGAGCGCCGAGGGCGGCACGATGCccccggccccgccccgccgccgggggTGGCGGCGACCCACCAGCACAAACAAGGGCGCAGCGCAGTGGTGGGGCGCTTGACTCTCAGTTCCAAGACCCAGATTCGATTCTCTttgttgccttttttttttctttttagctCCAAAACCAGAGGAGCTGCACCTCAGCTGGGCTTGGTGCAAACCaacagagagggagggagagatgaGGCCCAAAAGGAAAAATGAGCTCGGCCCAGAGGAAAATGAGCCGACAGGGAGGGAGAGATGAGTcccaaagtaaaaaaaaaaaagagctcgGCCCAGAGACAAGGGAAATGAGCTGagcttttt
This window contains:
- the LOC120685287 gene encoding protein STAY-GREEN, chloroplastic-like, translating into MAAATSASTMSLLPISQLKQQQQHGAGAVVVFRRRPRDARRRRYVVPTARLFGPAIFEASKLKVLFLGVDEESGRQQQGQPGQGKPPVLPRTYTLTHSDVTASLTLAVSHTINGAQLQGWYNRLQRDEVVAEWNKVRGRMSLHVHCHISGGHFLLDLIAGLRYYIFRKELPVVLKAFVHGDGDLFSRHPELEEATVWVYFHSNLPRFNRVECWGPLRDAAAPAAGDDGSPAAEATAAMPVGEWPRRCPQQCDCCFPPHSLIPWPNEHDMAADAPAAGQAQQQ